From Flavobacterium alkalisoli, the proteins below share one genomic window:
- the sucD gene encoding succinate--CoA ligase subunit alpha: MSVLVNKDSKIIVQGFTGSEGTFHATQMIEYGTNVVGGVTPGKGGTTHLDRPVFNTVKDAVDVAGADTSIIFVPPAFAADAIMEAAEAGIKVIIAITEGIPVADMIRAYDYIKDRDCRLVGPNCPGVITPGEAKVGIMPGFVFKKGTVGIVSKSGTLTYEAADQVVKQGLGITTAIGIGGDPIIGTTTKEAVELLMNDPETEAIIMIGEIGGQLEADAAKWIKADGNRKPVIGFIAGETAPKGRTMGHAGAIVGGADDTAEAKKRIMRENGIHVVDSPAEIGKKVKEVLG, from the coding sequence ATGAGTGTTCTGGTTAATAAAGATTCCAAAATAATTGTACAGGGATTCACAGGAAGCGAAGGTACTTTCCACGCTACCCAAATGATTGAATATGGCACTAACGTTGTAGGTGGTGTAACGCCTGGTAAAGGTGGTACTACTCACTTAGACCGTCCTGTTTTTAATACTGTAAAAGATGCAGTTGATGTTGCAGGTGCTGATACATCTATAATCTTTGTTCCGCCGGCATTTGCTGCTGATGCAATTATGGAAGCTGCTGAAGCTGGTATCAAAGTAATTATCGCTATTACTGAAGGTATTCCTGTAGCAGATATGATTAGAGCTTACGATTATATTAAAGATAGAGATTGCCGTTTAGTAGGTCCTAACTGTCCGGGTGTAATTACTCCGGGTGAAGCTAAAGTTGGTATTATGCCGGGCTTCGTATTCAAAAAAGGTACAGTAGGTATCGTATCTAAATCAGGTACTCTTACATATGAAGCTGCAGACCAGGTTGTAAAACAAGGTTTAGGTATTACTACAGCTATTGGTATTGGTGGTGACCCAATCATTGGTACTACTACTAAAGAGGCTGTTGAGCTTTTAATGAATGACCCAGAGACTGAAGCTATCATCATGATTGGTGAGATTGGTGGACAGCTTGAGGCAGATGCTGCTAAGTGGATTAAAGCAGACGGTAACAGAAAACCGGTTATTGGTTTCATCGCCGGAGAAACTGCTCCAAAAGGTAGAACAATGGGTCACGCAGGTGCAATTGTTGGTGGTGCTGATGATACAGCTGAAGCTAAAAAACGCATTATGAGAGAGAACGGAATTCACGTTGTTGACTCTCCTGCAGAAATTGGTAAAAAAGTAAAAGAAGTTTTAGGATAA
- the lpxA gene encoding acyl-ACP--UDP-N-acetylglucosamine O-acyltransferase, with the protein MNQPLAYVHPGAKIAKNVVIEPFTTIHNNVEIGEGTWIGSNVTIMEGARIGKNCNIFPGAVISAVPQDLKFGGEDSLAIIGDNSTVRECVTINRGTIASGQTKIGKNCLIMATAHIAHDCHIGDNAIIVNGVALAGHVTVGDFAIIGGLAAIHQFISIGDHAMISGGSLVRKDVPPFTKAAKEPLSYVGINSIGLRRRGFTPEKIREIQDIYRILYQKNYNTTQALSLIEAEMEATPERDEIILFIRNSSRGIMKGYTGIY; encoded by the coding sequence ATGAATCAACCATTAGCATATGTACATCCGGGAGCAAAAATCGCTAAAAATGTAGTGATTGAGCCTTTTACAACCATCCACAACAATGTTGAGATAGGTGAGGGTACCTGGATAGGCTCTAACGTAACTATTATGGAAGGGGCCAGAATTGGTAAAAATTGTAACATATTCCCCGGAGCTGTAATTTCTGCTGTTCCGCAGGATTTAAAATTTGGAGGTGAAGATTCACTTGCCATTATAGGAGATAATTCAACTGTTCGTGAGTGTGTAACCATTAACAGGGGTACAATTGCATCAGGACAAACAAAAATTGGTAAAAACTGTCTTATTATGGCGACGGCACACATTGCTCACGACTGCCATATTGGAGATAATGCCATTATTGTAAACGGAGTTGCGCTTGCAGGTCACGTTACAGTTGGCGATTTTGCAATTATCGGCGGACTTGCAGCAATACACCAGTTTATAAGTATTGGTGACCATGCAATGATTTCAGGTGGTTCTCTTGTACGTAAAGATGTTCCTCCTTTTACAAAAGCAGCAAAAGAGCCTCTTTCTTATGTGGGTATCAACTCTATCGGTTTAAGAAGAAGAGGGTTTACTCCTGAGAAAATAAGAGAGATACAGGATATATACAGGATATTGTATCAAAAGAACTATAACACTACTCAGGCACTTAGCCTTATCGAAGCAGAAATGGAAGCTACACCTGAGCGTGATGAGATTATTCTTTTCATCAGAAACTCTTCAAGGGGTATCATGAAAGGATATACAGGAATTTATTAA
- a CDS encoding bifunctional UDP-3-O-[3-hydroxymyristoyl] N-acetylglucosamine deacetylase/3-hydroxyacyl-ACP dehydratase — MVKQTTINSEISLKGVGLHTGKEVTMTFKPAPVNNGYTFVRVDLEGQPIVEADANYVVNTQRGTNLEKKGVKIQTSEHVLAAFVGCDVDNVIIELDASEPPIMDGSSKFFVEAIEKVGVVEQDAERKVYVVKEVISYTDETTGSEIIVMPSDDYQVTTMVDFGTKVLGTQNATLKNIKDFKTEIADARTFSFLHELETLLNNGLIKGGDLNNAIVYVDKEISPETMESLKVAFGKESIAVKPNGILDNLTLHYPNEAARHKLLDVIGDLALIGTRIKGKVIANKPGHFVNTQFAKKLSKMVKIEQRNQVPTYDLNQEPLMDVNKIMSMLPHRPPFLLVDKIIEMSDSHVVGLKNVTMNESFFVGHFPGAPVMPGVLIVEAMAQTGGILILSSVPDPENYLTYFMKIDNVRFKQKVLPGDTLIFKCDLISPIRRGICHMQANAYANGKLAAEAELMAQIVKNS, encoded by the coding sequence ATGGTTAAGCAAACCACAATCAACAGCGAAATTTCATTAAAAGGTGTTGGCTTACACACCGGTAAGGAAGTTACAATGACTTTTAAACCGGCTCCTGTAAACAATGGTTATACTTTTGTAAGGGTAGATCTTGAAGGCCAGCCTATAGTAGAAGCCGATGCTAATTATGTAGTAAATACACAAAGAGGAACAAACCTTGAGAAAAAAGGAGTTAAAATTCAAACTTCAGAGCACGTTCTTGCAGCATTTGTGGGTTGTGATGTTGATAACGTAATAATTGAGCTTGATGCTTCTGAGCCACCAATTATGGATGGTTCATCTAAATTTTTTGTAGAGGCTATTGAAAAGGTAGGAGTAGTAGAGCAGGATGCAGAGCGCAAAGTATATGTAGTAAAAGAAGTTATCTCTTATACAGACGAAACTACAGGCAGCGAGATTATTGTTATGCCTTCTGATGATTATCAGGTAACTACTATGGTTGATTTTGGTACTAAAGTATTAGGTACTCAAAATGCGACCCTAAAAAATATTAAAGATTTTAAAACTGAAATTGCCGATGCAAGGACTTTCAGTTTCCTTCATGAACTTGAAACATTATTAAACAACGGTCTTATTAAGGGAGGTGATTTAAATAATGCTATTGTTTATGTAGATAAGGAGATTTCTCCTGAAACTATGGAGAGCCTTAAGGTGGCTTTTGGTAAAGAGTCTATTGCCGTTAAGCCAAACGGTATTTTAGATAATCTTACCCTTCATTACCCTAACGAAGCTGCCCGTCACAAATTACTTGATGTGATAGGAGACTTAGCTTTGATAGGCACAAGAATTAAAGGAAAAGTTATTGCTAACAAACCAGGACATTTTGTAAACACTCAGTTTGCTAAAAAACTGTCTAAAATGGTTAAGATAGAGCAGCGCAACCAGGTTCCTACATACGATTTAAATCAGGAGCCGCTTATGGATGTAAACAAAATTATGAGCATGCTGCCTCACCGTCCGCCATTCCTGTTAGTTGATAAGATAATAGAGATGAGCGACAGTCACGTGGTAGGGCTTAAAAATGTAACAATGAACGAAAGTTTCTTTGTTGGTCACTTCCCCGGGGCACCGGTAATGCCGGGTGTTCTTATTGTTGAAGCAATGGCTCAAACAGGCGGTATACTTATTTTAAGTTCTGTACCGGATCCTGAAAACTATCTGACATATTTCATGAAAATTGACAATGTAAGGTTTAAGCAAAAAGTATTACCTGGTGATACGCTTATATTTAAATGCGACCTTATATCTCCAATAAGAAGAGGTATCTGCCATATGCAGGCAAATGCTTATGCTAACGGTAAACTGGCAGCAGAAGCAGAACTTATGGCACAAATTGTCAAAAACAGCTAA
- a CDS encoding HD domain-containing protein — MNNINKLKIFNDPIYGFVSITNPLIYDLIQHPYFQRLRRISQMGMSYLVYPGAHHTRFHHALGCMHIMQKTIQVLRFKGVEISDQEENALYIAILLHDIGHGPFSHAMEHSIVEDVNHESISLLFMDKLNREFNGQLDLAIKIFRGEYHRKFMLHLISSQLDMDRMDYLKRDSFYSGVAEGNINSERLIQMLDVEDDKLVIEEKGIYSVEKFLVARRLMYWQAYLHKTSLAAELVLTKILKRAKELTQQGRVLHASKPLQFFLQNKITLEDFNDDVLYTFSLLDDFDVISAIKEWQFDDDFVLSQLCRMTINRDLPKIRLQAEKVSKEEVIELREKFKKDYNLSEKEAEYFVFKGKIKNQAYNKTGEPIHILKKDRSVEDVVEASDQLNLKALSKPVTKYYLCFPKVLLEKAVI; from the coding sequence GTGAATAACATCAATAAACTTAAAATATTTAACGATCCTATCTACGGATTTGTATCCATTACCAACCCGCTTATTTACGACCTTATACAGCATCCTTATTTTCAGCGATTAAGGCGTATTTCTCAAATGGGAATGTCTTATCTTGTTTATCCGGGAGCTCACCATACACGTTTTCATCATGCTTTAGGCTGCATGCACATTATGCAGAAAACCATTCAGGTATTACGTTTTAAGGGAGTTGAAATATCCGATCAGGAAGAGAATGCACTTTACATAGCCATTTTACTGCATGATATTGGTCATGGTCCGTTTTCTCATGCTATGGAGCATAGTATAGTGGAGGACGTTAACCATGAGTCCATCTCGTTACTGTTTATGGATAAGCTTAACCGTGAGTTTAATGGTCAGCTTGATTTAGCCATAAAAATATTCAGGGGAGAGTACCACAGGAAATTTATGCTGCACCTTATTTCAAGTCAGCTGGATATGGACAGGATGGATTACCTAAAAAGGGATAGTTTTTATTCGGGTGTTGCCGAAGGAAATATAAATTCTGAAAGGCTTATACAAATGCTTGATGTGGAAGATGATAAGCTTGTGATTGAGGAGAAAGGTATTTATTCGGTTGAGAAATTCCTTGTGGCCCGCAGGCTAATGTACTGGCAGGCCTATTTACATAAAACAAGCTTAGCGGCTGAATTGGTATTGACCAAAATATTAAAGAGAGCAAAAGAACTTACGCAACAAGGCAGGGTACTACATGCCAGTAAACCTCTACAGTTCTTCCTTCAGAATAAAATTACTCTGGAAGATTTTAATGACGATGTACTTTATACATTTTCATTACTGGATGATTTTGATGTTATCTCGGCTATTAAAGAGTGGCAGTTTGATGATGACTTTGTATTGAGTCAGCTATGCAGGATGACTATTAACCGCGACTTACCAAAAATAAGGCTTCAGGCAGAAAAGGTAAGTAAAGAAGAGGTTATAGAATTAAGAGAGAAATTTAAAAAAGATTATAACCTTTCTGAAAAAGAAGCTGAGTACTTTGTATTTAAAGGTAAAATAAAAAATCAGGCTTACAACAAAACCGGAGAGCCTATACATATATTAAAAAAAGACAGAAGTGTGGAAGACGTGGTTGAAGCATCGGATCAGCTGAATCTGAAGGCTTTATCTAAACCCGTAACCAAGTACTACCTGTGCTTTCCAAAAGTGCTTTTGGAAAAAGCAGTGATTTAA
- a CDS encoding ZIP family metal transporter, which produces MYYLLPLLSVILGYAMALILKPSNRKNLKLLLAFSGSFLLSLTVMHLLPEVYEGSLHAHHGHDHEHHNSPIGLFIMAGIVFQIILEYFSKGAEHGHVHGGHDHDHQKMPWLLFISLCIHALLEGMPVSHHNDMAWGIAIHHFPIAIILTAFFMNSGLNKTIVMLFMVVFALMTPLGTLLSEQLHFIEHYFTEISAVVIGILFHISSTIIFESNEGHKFNLAKLLVIILGVIMAYFM; this is translated from the coding sequence ATATATTATTTATTGCCATTACTATCGGTAATTTTAGGTTATGCCATGGCTTTGATATTAAAGCCAAGTAACCGTAAAAATCTTAAGCTGTTATTAGCTTTTAGTGGTTCTTTTCTTTTATCGCTTACGGTTATGCACCTGCTTCCCGAAGTTTATGAGGGCAGTTTGCATGCACATCACGGGCACGACCATGAGCATCACAATAGTCCCATAGGACTATTCATTATGGCAGGTATTGTTTTCCAGATAATACTTGAATATTTCTCTAAAGGTGCAGAACACGGACATGTACATGGCGGTCACGACCACGACCATCAAAAAATGCCATGGTTATTATTTATAAGCCTTTGTATTCACGCATTATTAGAAGGTATGCCTGTTAGCCATCATAATGATATGGCTTGGGGAATTGCCATTCACCATTTCCCTATCGCTATTATATTGACGGCTTTCTTTATGAACAGCGGACTTAACAAAACAATTGTTATGCTGTTTATGGTGGTATTTGCTTTAATGACACCACTTGGTACACTTCTTTCAGAACAATTACATTTTATAGAACATTACTTTACCGAAATATCGGCAGTTGTAATAGGTATACTTTTCCATATTTCATCTACCATTATTTTTGAAAGTAACGAAGGGCACAAGTTTAACCTTGCCAAACTTTTAGTAATTATACTGGGAGTTATAATGGCTTATTTTATGTAA
- the lpxD gene encoding UDP-3-O-(3-hydroxymyristoyl)glucosamine N-acyltransferase: protein MKFTAEQIAGILEGDVVGNPNAEVHTLAKIEEGIDGSLTFLANPKYLQYIYTTKATITIVNRTFEPEADLNTTLIKVDDAYKSFSKLLEYYNQVKLMKSGIEQPSFISEGVEYGEGLYLGSFCYIGKNVKIGNNVKIYPNSFVGDNVTIGDDSILFAGVRVYSETQIGNNCTIHSGSIIGSDGFGFAPNEEGVYSKVPQIGNVILEDNVDVGACTTIDRATLGSTVIKKGVKLDNQIQIAHNVVIGENTVIASQTGIAGSTKIGKNCIIGGQVGIVGHIIIGNNVRIQAQSGVSKNIPDGEAVQGTPALGYADFNKSYVHFRNLPKIVAEVEDIKQQIKQ, encoded by the coding sequence ATGAAATTTACAGCAGAACAAATAGCGGGTATTTTAGAAGGGGACGTAGTGGGAAATCCCAATGCGGAGGTCCATACACTGGCTAAAATAGAGGAGGGTATCGATGGTTCCCTTACTTTTTTGGCTAACCCAAAATACCTTCAATATATATATACAACCAAGGCAACAATTACTATTGTAAACAGGACTTTTGAACCTGAAGCCGATCTTAATACAACTCTTATTAAGGTAGACGATGCTTATAAGTCGTTTTCCAAGCTGCTTGAATATTACAACCAGGTTAAACTGATGAAATCTGGTATTGAGCAGCCTTCTTTTATTTCAGAAGGAGTAGAGTATGGCGAGGGACTTTACCTGGGTAGTTTTTGCTATATAGGTAAGAATGTAAAAATAGGTAACAACGTAAAAATTTATCCTAACAGTTTTGTTGGTGATAATGTTACCATAGGCGATGACAGCATTCTTTTTGCAGGAGTAAGGGTTTATTCTGAAACTCAGATAGGAAATAACTGTACCATTCATTCAGGCTCTATTATAGGATCTGATGGTTTTGGATTTGCACCTAACGAAGAAGGTGTTTATAGTAAAGTACCGCAGATAGGTAATGTGATTTTGGAAGATAATGTAGATGTAGGTGCCTGTACAACTATAGACAGGGCAACACTAGGTTCTACAGTTATAAAGAAAGGTGTAAAACTTGATAACCAAATACAAATTGCACACAATGTTGTAATAGGTGAAAATACGGTTATAGCTTCACAAACCGGTATTGCAGGATCTACCAAAATAGGCAAGAACTGTATTATAGGCGGACAGGTAGGTATTGTAGGCCATATTATTATAGGTAATAATGTTCGTATACAGGCACAGTCGGGAGTTTCAAAAAACATACCCGATGGAGAAGCCGTACAGGGCACGCCTGCTCTTGGTTATGCCGACTTCAACAAGTCGTATGTACACTTTAGGAACCTTCCTAAAATAGTAGCCGAGGTAGAAGATATTAAACAACAAATAAAACAATAA
- a CDS encoding nuclear transport factor 2 family protein: protein MEAKELVKEYYNSGAYRNVDAMKRFIHKDLVLQWHSSKGYLELDKNDLLALAQELGKSYVSSRVAISHIIEEEGNVCVRYTHYVHAFENPDEEMVLANFMIIWEVKDNQFYKGYLMSQLG from the coding sequence ATGGAAGCAAAAGAACTGGTTAAAGAGTACTATAATTCCGGCGCATACAGAAATGTAGATGCCATGAAACGTTTTATTCATAAAGACCTTGTACTGCAATGGCACAGTTCCAAAGGCTACCTTGAACTTGACAAGAACGATTTACTGGCACTGGCACAGGAACTTGGTAAGTCGTATGTTTCTTCCCGCGTTGCCATTTCGCATATTATTGAAGAAGAAGGAAATGTGTGTGTAAGATATACACATTACGTCCATGCTTTTGAGAATCCTGATGAGGAAATGGTACTGGCTAACTTTATGATTATTTGGGAAGTAAAAGATAATCAGTTCTATAAAGGTTACTTAATGAGTCAGTTAGGTTAA
- a CDS encoding THUMP domain-containing class I SAM-dependent RNA methyltransferase encodes MENNYIMIAKTFFGFEEILAKELLMLGAQNVEPGVRMVSFKGDKGFMYKANLALRTALKILKPIKQFKAYNDQSLYKGIQSIDWDNYLGVNDTFVVDVTTNSDYFNHSQFVALKTKDAIVDQFRDKFGKRPDIDKDFPDLRINIHIQKDQCSVALDTSGASLHHRGYRTATNIAPINEVLAAGMLLLSGWDGQGDFLDPMCGSGTILAEAAMIACNIPANINRKEFAFEKWNDWDNDLFDTIMDSLMKKTKEFHYTIKGYDKAPSAVMKAKDNIRNANLDEYVTISQENFFDTQKQSKGPLHMVFNPPYGERLDIDLERFYREIGDTLKQSYPNTNAWFITANLEALKFVGLKPSRKIKLFNGKLEARLVKYEMYEGSKRTKFQNRDNQ; translated from the coding sequence ATGGAAAATAATTATATAATGATTGCCAAAACCTTTTTTGGTTTTGAAGAGATACTAGCAAAAGAACTACTTATGCTTGGTGCACAAAATGTTGAACCGGGTGTAAGGATGGTAAGCTTTAAGGGAGATAAAGGGTTTATGTACAAGGCAAACCTTGCATTACGCACTGCTTTAAAGATTCTTAAGCCTATTAAACAGTTTAAGGCATATAACGACCAAAGCCTTTATAAAGGTATCCAATCTATAGACTGGGATAATTATTTAGGTGTTAACGACACTTTTGTTGTAGATGTTACCACTAATTCTGATTATTTTAATCATTCTCAGTTTGTGGCGCTAAAAACCAAAGATGCCATTGTAGACCAGTTTAGGGATAAATTTGGTAAAAGGCCGGATATTGATAAAGATTTTCCTGATTTAAGAATTAATATACATATTCAAAAAGATCAGTGTTCTGTAGCGTTAGATACTTCGGGAGCATCGTTGCACCACAGAGGTTACAGGACAGCGACTAATATTGCTCCTATAAATGAGGTATTAGCAGCGGGTATGTTATTATTGTCAGGCTGGGACGGTCAGGGAGATTTCCTGGACCCGATGTGTGGTAGTGGTACTATACTTGCAGAAGCAGCTATGATAGCCTGTAATATTCCGGCAAACATAAACCGTAAGGAATTTGCTTTTGAAAAATGGAATGACTGGGATAACGACCTTTTTGATACCATAATGGATTCCCTGATGAAAAAGACAAAAGAGTTTCATTATACCATTAAAGGATATGATAAGGCTCCGTCTGCAGTTATGAAAGCAAAAGATAATATCAGGAATGCAAACCTTGATGAATATGTAACCATTTCTCAGGAAAACTTTTTTGATACCCAAAAACAAAGCAAAGGCCCTTTACATATGGTGTTTAACCCGCCTTATGGTGAAAGGCTTGATATAGATTTAGAGCGTTTTTACAGGGAGATAGGAGACACCCTTAAACAGAGTTACCCTAATACAAATGCCTGGTTTATAACGGCAAACCTTGAAGCACTTAAGTTTGTGGGGCTAAAGCCTTCACGTAAAATAAAACTGTTTAACGGTAAGCTGGAAGCAAGACTGGTGAAGTATGAAATGTATGAGGGAAGCAAGCGTACCAAATTTCAAAATAGAGATAATCAGTAA
- the efp gene encoding elongation factor P, with translation MASTSDIRNGLCIKYNNDIYKIIEFLHVKPGKGPAFVRTKLKSLTTGKVLDNTFSAGHKIEDVRVETHKFQYLYPEGDQFHFMHAETYEQISLNREILDAPDLLKEGEMVMVIINTETDAPLSVDMPASVVLEVTYAEPGVKGNTATNATKPATVETGASVNVPLFINEGDKIKIDTATGSYIERVKE, from the coding sequence ATGGCAAGTACTTCAGATATTAGAAACGGATTATGCATTAAGTATAACAACGATATCTATAAGATTATTGAGTTCCTTCACGTAAAACCGGGTAAAGGCCCAGCTTTCGTAAGAACAAAACTTAAAAGTTTAACTACAGGTAAAGTATTAGATAATACTTTTTCTGCAGGTCACAAAATTGAGGACGTAAGGGTAGAAACTCACAAGTTCCAGTACCTTTACCCAGAGGGAGATCAGTTCCACTTTATGCATGCTGAAACGTATGAGCAAATATCTCTTAACAGAGAAATTCTTGATGCACCGGATTTACTAAAAGAAGGTGAAATGGTAATGGTTATTATCAATACAGAAACTGACGCTCCACTTTCAGTAGATATGCCTGCTTCTGTTGTTCTTGAAGTAACTTATGCTGAACCGGGTGTTAAAGGTAACACTGCTACAAATGCTACTAAACCGGCTACAGTTGAAACCGGAGCATCTGTAAACGTTCCTTTATTCATCAACGAAGGTGACAAAATTAAAATTGATACAGCAACAGGCTCTTATATAGAGCGTGTTAAAGAATAA
- a CDS encoding SAM-dependent methyltransferase gives MQKETNNWFASWFDTPYYHILYKDRDYEEAQLFMDNITHYLNLPENAKILDLACGKGRHSIYLNQLGYDVTGADLSENSIAIASKHSNEKLHFKVHDMREPFEEKFDAIFNLFTSFGYFENDDDNLTTLKAIHNSLTEYGFAVIDFMNTHKVIANLVPQETKTVDGINFHIKRYVEDNHIIKEIDFEDKGQHFHYTEKVKALTLEDFETMMEEAGIYLLDIFGDYKLHKFFKNDSERLIMIFK, from the coding sequence ATGCAAAAAGAAACAAATAACTGGTTTGCATCCTGGTTCGATACACCCTATTACCACATACTTTATAAAGACCGTGACTATGAAGAGGCTCAACTCTTTATGGATAATATTACACACTATTTAAACCTGCCCGAAAACGCTAAAATACTTGATTTGGCCTGCGGAAAAGGACGTCATTCCATATACCTTAATCAGTTAGGTTATGATGTAACGGGTGCCGATTTGTCAGAAAACAGTATTGCGATAGCATCAAAACACAGTAATGAGAAACTTCATTTTAAGGTTCATGACATGCGTGAACCTTTTGAAGAGAAGTTTGATGCCATATTCAACCTGTTTACCAGTTTTGGTTATTTTGAAAACGATGACGATAACCTAACCACACTAAAAGCAATACACAACAGCCTTACCGAATATGGTTTTGCAGTTATAGACTTTATGAATACTCATAAAGTAATTGCTAATTTAGTACCTCAGGAAACAAAAACTGTGGACGGTATAAATTTTCACATTAAACGATATGTGGAAGACAATCATATTATAAAGGAAATAGATTTTGAAGATAAAGGGCAGCATTTTCATTACACTGAAAAAGTAAAAGCCCTTACTCTTGAAGATTTTGAAACCATGATGGAAGAAGCCGGCATTTACCTGCTTGACATTTTTGGCGATTACAAACTGCATAAGTTTTTCAAAAATGATTCTGAACGTTTAATTATGATCTTTAAATAA
- a CDS encoding UDP-3-O-(3-hydroxymyristoyl)glucosamine N-acyltransferase, which translates to MKFPKIYPIKEIAAIIGCGFVGDENFPVHGMNEIHVVEPGDIVFVDHSKYYDKALQSAATIVLINKEVECPEGKALLVSDDPFRDFNKLTKHFMPFKAASATVSETAQIGEGTVIQPNVFVGHNVKIGKNCLIHPNVIIYDNTIIGDNVIIHAGTILGADAFYYKKRPEGFDQLLSGGRVIIQDNVGLGALCTIDKGVTGDTVIGEGTKIDNQVHVAHDTVIGKKCLIAAQTGIAGCVVIEDEVTIWGQVGTTSGITIGSKAVLLAQSGVSKSLEGGKVYFGSPAEESRDKLKQMAYIKRIPEIIEKLK; encoded by the coding sequence ATGAAGTTCCCTAAAATATATCCTATTAAAGAAATCGCGGCAATTATTGGCTGTGGGTTTGTGGGCGATGAAAATTTTCCGGTTCACGGTATGAACGAGATTCATGTTGTAGAGCCCGGAGATATAGTTTTTGTAGACCATTCTAAATATTATGATAAGGCTTTACAGTCGGCAGCGACTATTGTTCTTATCAACAAAGAGGTTGAATGTCCTGAGGGTAAAGCACTTTTGGTTTCAGATGATCCGTTTAGGGATTTTAATAAACTTACTAAACATTTTATGCCGTTTAAGGCTGCCAGTGCTACAGTATCTGAAACTGCCCAAATAGGAGAGGGGACCGTAATTCAGCCTAATGTTTTTGTAGGCCACAATGTTAAAATCGGTAAAAACTGTTTGATACATCCTAATGTTATTATTTATGATAATACCATTATAGGGGATAATGTGATTATACATGCCGGAACTATTTTAGGTGCAGATGCTTTTTATTACAAAAAGCGTCCCGAAGGTTTCGATCAGTTATTATCTGGTGGTCGAGTAATAATACAAGACAATGTAGGCCTTGGCGCACTTTGTACTATAGACAAAGGTGTAACAGGCGATACAGTTATTGGAGAAGGCACGAAAATTGATAATCAGGTACATGTGGCCCACGATACCGTTATTGGTAAAAAATGTCTTATTGCTGCCCAAACAGGTATTGCCGGATGTGTGGTAATTGAAGATGAAGTTACCATTTGGGGTCAGGTAGGTACAACCAGCGGTATAACCATAGGTAGTAAAGCGGTATTACTGGCACAGTCGGGCGTAAGTAAATCGCTGGAAGGCGGAAAAGTTTATTTTGGCTCTCCGGCAGAAGAGTCGAGAGACAAGCTTAAACAGATGGCTTACATTAAACGTATACCTGAGATAATAGAAAAACTTAAATAA